TTGAGCGCGCCCTGTCGGACGCACGGCCGTTCTGGTTCACCCACCGGCTCCGAAGGCCCGACGGCGATATCCGCCTTCTGCGCTGCAGCGGAAGCGTATCGGTCGACGGTTCGGGTGCGCCCGTGCAAATGGCGGGAACGGCCCAGGACATGTCCCGCGAGGCAAAGGCCGAGGAGGCTCTCGCCACCGAGACCGGCTGGGTCAAGCTGCTGGGGGACGTGGCCGTGGCTTCCAACGAAGCGTCCTCCGTCGAGGAAGCAATGCAGACGGCGCTCAACCTCATCTGCCACAGCCAGCAATGGCCCATCGGCCACGTGTGCATGGCGGACCGCTCAGGCCGCGTCGTCCCCACATCCATCTGGCACCTCGCCGACCCGGATAGGTTCCGTGAATTCCGCGAAGCCAGCGAAAAGATGGAGTTCCTCAGCGGAGCCGGACTCCCCGGGCGGGTGGTGTCAAGCGGCAAGGCAGCGTGGATAGAGGACGTCCAGAGAGATCACGACTTTCCGCGAGCGGACGCCGCGGCGCTGTCGGGAATCCGAACCGGCGTAGCGGTTCCCGTGATGGTGGGCCGGGACGTTGGTGCGGTCCTGGAATTCTTCTCAGAGCGGCGGCAGGTGTCGAGCCCACAGCTGCTCGACCTGCTGTCCAAGGTGGGTGCTCAGTTGGGACGGGTGCTCGAGCGCGACCGGGGCCTGTCCGCCCTCCGGGAGGCCGAGGGCAAGATCAGAGCCGTGGTGGACTCAGCCTCCGATGCCTTCGTCAGTACCGACTCCCTAGGGACGGTCACGGACTGGAACAGCAGCGCCGCCGAGCTTTTCGGGTGGTCGCGGGAGGAGATCCTGGGTCTGAGCCTCGGCTCAACCATCGTTCCACACGCCTATCGGGAGGCTCACCGGGCGGGTATGGAGCGGTTCATCCGCACCGGAGAGGCCCGGGTGCTGGGCCAGCGGCTCGAGCTGTCGGCGCTGAACAAGGCTGGACATGAGTTCCCAGTGGAGTTTTCGATCTGGGCGGTGCGCCACGATGACGGATACCGGTTCCACTCGTTCATCCGCGACATTAGCCAGCGCAAGCGGGCCGAGCGTGAGGCGCTTTCTGCCTTTGAGCGCGAGCAGCAGATGGTCGTCGAGCTGAGGGAACTGGACAAGACGAAGTCCGACTTCGTGTCGTCGATCTCGCACGAGCTTCGCACGCCTCTGACCAGCATCATCGGATATCTGGCGCTGGTGGCCGAAGACCCGGAGCTTCCGTCCCAACTCGCCGAGCACCTGCACACCGTCAAACGCAACGCCAAGCGCCTTCAGTCGCTGATCGAGGACATCCTCACGATCTCCCGGATCGAGCACGGAGGCACGGAGCTCAACGTAGAGCCCGTGCGTGTCGAGGGGCTGGTCGAGTCCGCACTGTCGGTTTTGCGGCCGTCTCTCGAGGGACGGGATCTGAGTGTCGATGTCGAGGTCGATCCCGACGTGGGCAAGGTCCTGGCCGATCCGGGCCAGGTCGAGAGGGTGCTGCTGAACCTCCTGGGCAACGCAGTCAAGTTCACCCCCGACGGCGGGTCCATCAAGGTCGAGGTGCGGCAGGGCGCCTCTGAGGCCTCCGTGACTGTGGCCGACACCGGCGTAGGTGTGCCCGTGGACGAGCAGCCGAACCTGTTCGGCCGCTTTTTCAGGTCCTCGACGTCCCAGAAGATGGCCATAGGCGGGACGGGGCTGGGGCTGGCGATCTCCAAGGAGATAATCCAGCGTCACGGTGGGACCATCTCCCTTCAATCGACTCCAGGGGAGGGAACGACTGTATG
Above is a genomic segment from Actinomycetota bacterium containing:
- a CDS encoding ATP-binding protein translates to MTEQVAGPSAADARRNLVEQAAHVGSWEWDIRSGIVLWSDELFRLYGLRPGEVVPSFEEFLARVDPEDRPNVQSTVERALSDARPFWFTHRLRRPDGDIRLLRCSGSVSVDGSGAPVQMAGTAQDMSREAKAEEALATETGWVKLLGDVAVASNEASSVEEAMQTALNLICHSQQWPIGHVCMADRSGRVVPTSIWHLADPDRFREFREASEKMEFLSGAGLPGRVVSSGKAAWIEDVQRDHDFPRADAAALSGIRTGVAVPVMVGRDVGAVLEFFSERRQVSSPQLLDLLSKVGAQLGRVLERDRGLSALREAEGKIRAVVDSASDAFVSTDSLGTVTDWNSSAAELFGWSREEILGLSLGSTIVPHAYREAHRAGMERFIRTGEARVLGQRLELSALNKAGHEFPVEFSIWAVRHDDGYRFHSFIRDISQRKRAEREALSAFEREQQMVVELRELDKTKSDFVSSISHELRTPLTSIIGYLALVAEDPELPSQLAEHLHTVKRNAKRLQSLIEDILTISRIEHGGTELNVEPVRVEGLVESALSVLRPSLEGRDLSVDVEVDPDVGKVLADPGQVERVLLNLLGNAVKFTPDGGSIKVEVRQGASEASVTVADTGVGVPVDEQPNLFGRFFRSSTSQKMAIGGTGLGLAISKEIIQRHGGTISLQSTPGEGTTVCFTLPQPRESVQQTQAQGTAAAQGD